One window of Globicephala melas chromosome 2, mGloMel1.2, whole genome shotgun sequence genomic DNA carries:
- the CHRM5 gene encoding muscarinic acetylcholine receptor M5, producing the protein MEGESYHNATTVNGTPVNHQPLERHRLWEVITIAAVTAVVSLITVVGNVLVMISFKVNSQLKTVNNYYLLSLACADLIIGIFSMNLYTTYILMGHWALGSLACDLWLALDYVASNASVMNLLVISFDRYFSITRPLTYRAKRTPKRAGIMIGLAWLISFILWAPAILCWQYLVGERTVPPDECQIQFLSEPTITFGTAIAAFYIPVSVMTILYCRIYRETEKRTKDLADLQGSDCVAETEKRKPAHEALLTSCFSCCPQPTLAQRERNQASWPSSCRSTSVTGKPSRATGLSTEWGKAQQLTTCSSYPSSEDEDKPTTDPVFQVVYKSQAKESPREEFSAEEVKETFVNAQTEKNDYDSQKYFLSPAAAHRPKSQKGMAYKFRLVVKADGTQDTNNGCRKVKIMPCSFPVSKDPSTKGLDPNLSHQMTKRKRMVLVKERKAAQTLSAILLAFIVTWTPYNIMVLVSTFCDKCVPVTLWHLGYWLCYVNSTVNPICYALCNRTFRKTFKMLLLCRWKKKKVEEKLYWQGNSKLP; encoded by the coding sequence ATGGAAGGGGAATCTTACCACAATGCCACTACCGTCAATGGCACCCCAGTGAATCACCAGCCTTTGGAACGCCACAGGTTGTGGGAAGTCATCACCATCGCAGCTGTGACAGCTGTGGTGAGCCTGATCACCGTCGTGGGCAACGTCTTAGTCATGATCTCTTTCAAAGTCAACAGCCAGCTGAAGACAGTTAATAACTATTACCTGCTCAGCTTAGCCTGTGCAGACCTCATCATTGGGATCTTCTCCATGAACCTCTACACCACGTACATCCTCATGGGACACTGGGCTCTCGGGAGTCTGGCTTGTGACCTTTGGCTCGCACTGGACTACGTGGCCAGCAATGCTTCTGTCATGAACCTTCTGGTGATCAGTTTTGACCGATACTTTTCTATCACAAGACCCCTGACGTATCGGGCCAAGCGTACCCCAAAGAGGGCCGGCATCATGATTGGCTTGGCCTGGCTGATCTCCTTCATCCTCTGGGCCCCAGCGATCCTCTGCTGGCAGTACTTGGTTGGGGAGCGGACGGTCCCACCAGATGAGTGCCAGATCCAGTTCCTCTCGGAGCCCACCATCACTTTTGGCACTGCCATCGCTGCTTTCTACATCCCTGTTTCTGTGATGACAATCCTCTACTGCCGGATCTACCGGGAAACAGAGAAGCGAACCAAGGACCTGGCCGACCTCCAGGGCTCTGACTGCGTGGCTGAAACTGAGAAGAGAAAGCCAGCTCACGAGGCTCTGCTCACGTCCTGCTTTAgctgctgcccccagcccacaCTGGCCCAGAGGGAAAGGAACCAAGCCTCCTGGCCATCCTCCTGCAGGAGCACCTCCGTCACTGGGAAGCCATCCCGAGCCACTGGCCTGAGCACTGAGTGGGGCAAAGCTCAGCAGCTGACCACCTGTAGCAGCTACCCCTCCTCAGAAGATGAAGACAAGCCCACCACTGACCCTGTCTTTCAAGTGGTCTACAAGAGTCAGGCCAAGGAAAGCCCAAGGGAAGAATTCAGTGCTGAAGAGGTCAAGGAAACTTTTGTGAACgctcaaactgaaaaaaatgactaTGACAGCCAAAAATACTTCCTGTCTCCAGCTGCTGCTCATCGACCCAAGAGTCAGAAGGGCATGGCCTATAAGTTCCGACTGGTGGTGAAAGCTGATGGGACCCAGGATACCAACAACGGCTGTCGCAAGGTGAAAATCATGCCCTGCTCCTTCCCGGTGTCCAAGGACCCTTCAACGAAAGGCCTTGATCCCAACCTCAGCCATCAGATGACCAAACGAAAGAGGATGGTCCTCGTCAAAGAGAGGAAAGCAGCCCAGACCCTGAGTGCAATTCTCCTGGCTTTCATCGTCACGTGGACCCCTTACAACATCATGGTCCTGGTTTCCACCTTCTGCGACAAGTGTGTCCCAGTCACCCTGTGGCACTTGGGCTACTGGCTATGTTATGTCAATAGCACTGTCAACCCCATTTGCTATGCCCTCTGCAACAGAACCTTCAGGAAGACCTTTAAGATGCTGCTTCTCTGccgatggaaaaagaaaaaagtggaagagAAATTGTACTGGCAGGGGAACAGCAAGCTCCCCTGA